The Haloplanus sp. XH21 genome includes a region encoding these proteins:
- a CDS encoding amidase has protein sequence MSSRGDITDTVGEEPLGEAVGAPASGARNPVTYAETLCDRIEAVEPDVRAFVQFDRDRVTTTAARVAREHDAWSRPPLYGVPVGVKDIYHVDGFPTRAGSAVPPVALTGPESAAVTALRGAGAYVAGKTVTTEFAHFEPGPTRNPHDLDHTPGGSSSGSAAAVAAGALPLALGSQTIGSVIRPAAFCGIVGFKPSYGRISVNGVVPCAPSVDQMGAFTVDVAGAQLAAGVLCDEWDAVAAEPTGERPTVGVPEGSYLDRASETGQAAFEAAVEALDESLDVRRFELDTTSAYEHHRSLVAAEFALSHEEWFEAYGDRYAEETVKLIESGRDTDVSTLVDARRNREAFRTHVAEWMAEAGVDVLACPAAPGPAPESLDTTGDPVMNLPWTHAGTPVVGLPAGRVDGLPVAVQFVTPYAADEALLAAAPDLAAALPEGELGV, from the coding sequence GTGTCGTCAAGGGGTGACATAACCGACACCGTCGGTGAGGAGCCCCTGGGAGAGGCCGTCGGCGCCCCCGCGAGCGGCGCCCGCAACCCCGTGACGTACGCCGAGACCCTGTGCGACCGCATCGAGGCGGTCGAGCCGGACGTCCGGGCGTTCGTGCAGTTCGACCGCGACCGCGTGACTACGACGGCGGCACGCGTCGCCCGCGAGCACGACGCCTGGTCCCGGCCGCCGCTGTACGGCGTCCCGGTCGGAGTGAAGGACATCTACCACGTCGACGGGTTCCCGACCCGCGCCGGGTCCGCCGTCCCGCCGGTGGCCCTCACCGGCCCCGAGTCCGCCGCGGTGACGGCGCTCCGGGGGGCCGGCGCCTACGTCGCCGGAAAGACCGTCACCACCGAGTTCGCCCACTTCGAGCCCGGCCCGACCCGGAACCCGCACGACCTCGACCACACCCCCGGCGGGTCGTCCTCCGGGAGCGCGGCCGCGGTCGCGGCCGGCGCGCTCCCCCTCGCGCTGGGCAGCCAGACCATCGGTTCGGTGATCCGCCCCGCGGCTTTCTGTGGAATCGTCGGCTTCAAGCCGAGTTACGGACGCATCTCCGTCAATGGCGTGGTTCCCTGTGCCCCCTCGGTCGACCAGATGGGGGCGTTCACCGTCGACGTGGCGGGCGCGCAGCTCGCCGCCGGGGTTCTCTGTGACGAATGGGACGCGGTCGCCGCCGAGCCGACGGGGGAGCGACCGACCGTCGGCGTCCCCGAGGGGAGCTACCTCGACCGGGCCTCCGAGACGGGGCAGGCGGCGTTCGAGGCCGCCGTCGAGGCGCTCGACGAGAGCCTCGACGTGCGCCGGTTCGAACTCGACACGACGAGCGCCTACGAGCACCACCGCTCGCTCGTCGCCGCGGAGTTCGCCCTCTCCCACGAGGAGTGGTTCGAGGCGTACGGCGACCGCTACGCCGAGGAGACGGTGAAGCTGATCGAGAGCGGCCGGGACACGGACGTCTCGACGCTAGTCGACGCCCGTCGGAACCGAGAGGCGTTCCGGACCCACGTCGCTGAGTGGATGGCCGAGGCCGGCGTCGACGTCCTCGCCTGCCCCGCCGCGCCCGGCCCCGCCCCCGAGAGCCTCGACACCACGGGCGACCCCGTGATGAACCTGCCCTGGACCCACGCGGGCACGCCCGTCGTGGGCCTCCCGGCCGGCCGGGTCGACGGGCTCCCCGTCGCCGTCCAGTTCGTCACCCCCTACGCCGCCGACGAGGCGCTGCTCGCCGCGGCGCCCGACCTCGCGGCGGCGCTGCCCGAGGGCGAGTTGGGGGTGTAG
- a CDS encoding DUF6610 family protein, translating into MSLEISTSCSTAREIDAARQADSVAFLHRAPFALDAYKLGFLPGFREDCGYQQTQYQGLDIPVGMLDNDFRNPDLNRFVDRFFEHEPQVGIVGDVCEPADIDDHVTAAREIQGSYPEAELIIVPKCQAVIDAIPETLVLGYSRGYADRLAHEFSDPADWRGRRVHILGGSPPKQLDAIRQLTRPTLTDEPPADIVGVDWNGLHRGAQFGEFWTADGWDDSGRDADHVTVRKTVRHSLARVRKFWRNHGIWPETTPQDEGLDIEYEGPNPADLEDAVCTECGTNVWRTRRGPYVAEYDTGAICGYCSYECYFSHRHRNNLEEIAGEQSVYLPPA; encoded by the coding sequence ATGTCGCTCGAAATCAGTACGAGCTGCAGCACTGCGCGTGAAATTGACGCCGCTAGACAAGCCGACAGCGTGGCGTTCCTCCATCGAGCGCCATTTGCTCTGGATGCATACAAGCTCGGATTCCTACCAGGGTTCCGGGAGGACTGCGGGTACCAGCAGACCCAGTATCAGGGTCTGGACATCCCCGTCGGAATGCTCGACAACGACTTCCGGAATCCCGACCTGAATCGATTCGTCGATCGCTTCTTCGAGCACGAGCCACAGGTCGGCATCGTCGGCGACGTCTGCGAACCTGCCGACATCGACGACCACGTCACTGCTGCGCGCGAGATTCAGGGCAGCTACCCCGAAGCCGAGCTCATCATCGTCCCGAAGTGTCAAGCGGTGATCGACGCGATCCCGGAGACCCTCGTCCTCGGGTATTCACGAGGATACGCCGACCGCCTGGCCCACGAGTTCTCCGACCCTGCCGATTGGAGAGGGCGGCGCGTCCACATCCTCGGCGGGAGTCCGCCCAAGCAGCTCGACGCCATTCGACAGCTGACCAGGCCGACACTCACGGACGAGCCACCAGCCGACATCGTCGGCGTCGACTGGAACGGGCTGCATCGCGGCGCGCAGTTCGGTGAGTTCTGGACGGCCGACGGCTGGGACGACAGCGGTCGCGACGCCGACCACGTCACCGTGCGAAAGACGGTGCGCCACAGCCTCGCTCGCGTCCGTAAGTTTTGGAGGAACCACGGAATCTGGCCCGAAACGACTCCACAAGACGAGGGGCTCGACATCGAGTACGAGGGTCCGAATCCTGCCGATCTCGAGGACGCTGTCTGTACCGAGTGCGGGACGAACGTCTGGCGAACTCGCCGCGGCCCGTACGTGGCCGAATACGATACCGGCGCTATCTGTGGATACTGCAGCTACGAGTGCTACTTCAGCCACCGTCATCGAAACAACCTGGAGGAGATCGCCGGCGAACAGAGCGTCTACCTCCCGCCGGCGTGA
- a CDS encoding DUF7521 family protein, with protein MIWVETAIVVVKTVILLLGSGITYIAFRAYRNTGTPSLRVLGIGFGVITFGVFLAGIAHQILSVSLEMGILINSILVAIGLAIVLYSLYLERG; from the coding sequence ATGATTTGGGTGGAAACAGCCATCGTCGTCGTCAAGACGGTGATTCTACTCCTGGGAAGCGGGATCACGTATATCGCGTTCAGAGCCTATCGGAACACGGGAACGCCATCGCTCCGCGTTCTCGGCATCGGGTTTGGTGTCATCACGTTCGGCGTATTTCTCGCAGGGATCGCCCATCAAATTCTCTCGGTCTCCCTGGAGATGGGGATCCTGATCAATAGCATCCTCGTGGCAATTGGCCTGGCGATCGTCTTGTACTCGCTCTACCTCGAACGTGGTTGA
- a CDS encoding winged helix-turn-helix domain-containing protein: MVRDSASSEDSPSLQAVLDALDDADCRAILRETAEPMTATELIDTCDIPKSTLYRKLELLSDASLVHEQDTINPGGGRTTKYERDFDDVTISMDEDDDFSVTVERPPRNADERLADIWSKMGDEL; the protein is encoded by the coding sequence ATGGTGCGTGATTCAGCGTCATCTGAGGACTCGCCATCGTTGCAGGCTGTCCTTGATGCGCTGGACGACGCCGACTGTCGGGCCATCCTCCGTGAAACAGCTGAACCCATGACCGCAACCGAACTTATTGACACCTGCGACATCCCAAAATCGACGTTGTATCGGAAACTCGAACTCCTTAGCGATGCCTCACTCGTCCACGAACAGGACACGATCAATCCTGGCGGGGGGCGAACTACGAAATACGAACGCGACTTCGACGACGTGACGATCTCCATGGACGAGGACGACGACTTCTCGGTGACCGTCGAGCGGCCGCCACGGAACGCTGACGAACGGCTTGCGGACATCTGGTCGAAGATGGGGGATGAACTATGA
- a CDS encoding transcriptional regulator — protein MSDIGRELDREVLAILGDESPLHVMDIARTADQHPITVDQTCARLHEHGQIHPVGRGLYKIIDDGKRQPGDDSES, from the coding sequence ATGAGTGACATTGGTCGCGAACTCGACCGGGAAGTCCTGGCTATACTCGGGGATGAGTCGCCGCTCCATGTCATGGACATCGCCCGCACTGCAGATCAGCATCCGATCACGGTCGACCAAACGTGTGCCCGACTCCATGAGCACGGACAGATCCATCCGGTCGGTCGAGGCCTCTACAAGATTATCGACGATGGAAAACGGCAGCCCGGAGACGACTCCGAGTCGTAA
- a CDS encoding transcription initiation factor IIB, giving the protein MTKTQLDIEDDRTDDGQSVTESQSLSSCPECDGQIVQDHEHGETTCDDCGLVLDEDSIDRGPEWRAFHSDENDEKSRVGAPTTQLMHDKGLSTTISWQDKDAYGQSVSGRKRARLQRLRTWDERFRTKDAHERNLKQALGEISRMASALDVPDPVRETAGAIYRRAVEEDLLPGRSIEGMATAALYAAARQHGTPRQLAEFAEVSRVAEIRIQRAYRYISRELGLEIEPADPLEYVPQFASALDVSDEAVRQARDLLTTAKAAGAHSGKSPAGLAAAALYAATHLTNEQLTQETVSNAAHVSRVTIRNRYQELLEVYAESGATRDDQACRIASGEGSDRWPSNGCDE; this is encoded by the coding sequence ATGACTAAAACACAACTCGATATCGAAGACGACCGCACAGATGACGGGCAGTCGGTCACCGAATCTCAGTCGCTCTCATCGTGTCCGGAGTGCGACGGGCAGATCGTGCAGGACCATGAGCACGGAGAGACGACCTGCGACGACTGCGGTTTGGTCCTCGACGAGGATTCCATCGACCGTGGGCCGGAGTGGCGGGCGTTCCATAGCGACGAAAACGACGAGAAAAGCCGTGTCGGCGCGCCGACCACCCAGCTCATGCACGATAAGGGGCTCAGTACGACGATCAGCTGGCAAGACAAGGATGCGTACGGCCAATCGGTATCCGGCCGGAAGCGAGCCCGCCTCCAGCGGCTTCGCACGTGGGACGAACGGTTCCGAACGAAAGACGCCCACGAGCGGAATCTCAAACAGGCACTCGGCGAGATCAGTCGGATGGCATCCGCCCTCGATGTTCCGGACCCAGTTCGAGAGACGGCAGGAGCGATCTATCGACGGGCAGTCGAAGAAGATCTCCTGCCGGGCCGGTCCATCGAAGGCATGGCAACAGCCGCACTATACGCCGCAGCCAGACAACACGGGACGCCCCGACAGCTGGCTGAATTCGCTGAGGTCAGTCGTGTCGCAGAAATCCGAATTCAGCGAGCCTATCGATATATCTCCAGGGAACTCGGACTAGAGATTGAACCAGCGGATCCCCTGGAATACGTCCCTCAGTTCGCGTCAGCACTCGATGTGAGCGACGAGGCCGTGCGTCAAGCGCGCGATCTCCTCACCACGGCAAAGGCAGCGGGCGCACATAGTGGGAAAAGTCCTGCCGGACTCGCCGCAGCCGCACTCTACGCGGCGACGCACCTCACGAACGAACAACTGACACAGGAGACGGTGAGCAACGCGGCCCACGTGAGCCGGGTTACGATTCGGAATCGCTACCAGGAACTGCTGGAGGTCTACGCAGAGAGTGGGGCTACGCGTGATGACCAAGCATGCAGAATCGCGTCAGGAGAAGGAAGCGACCGCTGGCCGAGCAACGGATGTGATGAGTGA
- a CDS encoding plastocyanin/azurin family copper-binding protein, producing the protein MERRQVLKAGGIAATAGLTGLAGCSSSNPDASGETDSPTNGGTNTVLMVTEGSDYYFDPIGLLVESGETITFEIDSGSHSATAYKKGTGQASVTRIPDGAETFDSGIISEQGATFEHTFETEGTYDYFCTPHKGLGMIGRIVVGEPGGPAEGSMPPDGEVPESQTIVDQGAVSYSDFSG; encoded by the coding sequence ATGGAGCGTCGACAGGTCCTGAAAGCAGGTGGAATCGCTGCAACCGCCGGTCTCACCGGGCTGGCTGGCTGTAGTAGTTCGAACCCCGACGCAAGCGGTGAGACGGATTCACCGACGAACGGGGGAACGAACACCGTTCTGATGGTCACCGAGGGAAGCGACTATTACTTCGATCCGATCGGGCTCCTCGTCGAATCCGGCGAGACGATCACGTTCGAGATCGACAGCGGAAGCCACTCTGCGACAGCGTACAAGAAGGGGACAGGACAGGCGTCAGTTACACGTATCCCAGACGGGGCTGAAACCTTCGACAGTGGGATCATCAGCGAACAGGGCGCAACGTTTGAACATACATTCGAGACCGAAGGGACGTACGACTACTTCTGTACCCCGCACAAGGGTCTCGGCATGATCGGCCGCATCGTCGTGGGTGAACCCGGCGGCCCAGCTGAAGGGAGTATGCCGCCAGACGGAGAGGTCCCCGAGAGCCAGACAATCGTCGACCAGGGTGCGGTGTCGTACAGCGACTTCTCTGGGTGA
- a CDS encoding multicopper oxidase family protein, with translation MSDRLGTSGTGISRREFIATAGSAGAVSLAGCAASTGSTETPVPATPTAHSSPDLEKWVEEVPRPGVVEPVGTKDGSPYYEVEMREVEQEIHPDIPPTTVWGYDGQYPGPTIEVRQGDPVYVRWKNKLPDEHLLPVDTTIHSSTIPYDSTGVRVVTHLHGGNVEHTSDGKPKAWFTRNFEHTGPKFEKKDYYYVNDQPPATLWYHDHSLGITRLNVYAGLAGLYLLRNDHEESLGLPSGEYEISLVLQDRSFNEDGSLFYPTAVSGTDGDSPNPDPSIVPQFFGDTSVVNGKAWPRLSVDPRKYRFRILNGSNCRFYNLKLFEYDESDGTTGTGGPPFTLVGNDGGLLASPVTIEERLEIGTGKRADVVVDFSDYAGQTLLLHNDAAAPYRGPNINTGGQQPLPEVMLIDVAAGDIDDPSQVPNTLTDVPDIPVDSVTEERYLPLTMSTDDYGRRLHLLGSDAESLPHRLYDPATEEPILNDTEIWSFANQTGTSHPMHLHLVHFQVLGRQPFSEYDPEAETIDVEALESPASEETGWNDVVTANPGEVTHVLVHFGEFEGLFNDQIGWYMWHCHMLEHEDHDMMRPFRVLPSADEDIRERPHHSVD, from the coding sequence ATGAGTGATCGCCTCGGAACGTCCGGAACTGGCATCTCACGGCGAGAATTCATCGCAACGGCGGGCAGTGCTGGCGCGGTGAGTCTCGCGGGGTGTGCAGCCTCGACCGGTAGCACAGAGACTCCGGTCCCAGCCACCCCCACTGCCCATTCGTCGCCCGACCTGGAAAAGTGGGTCGAGGAAGTCCCTCGGCCAGGTGTCGTGGAACCGGTCGGGACGAAGGACGGGAGCCCGTATTACGAGGTGGAAATGCGCGAGGTTGAGCAGGAAATCCATCCTGATATTCCCCCGACGACCGTCTGGGGATACGATGGCCAGTACCCAGGGCCGACGATCGAGGTTCGGCAGGGTGACCCAGTATACGTGCGCTGGAAGAACAAGCTGCCGGACGAGCATCTCCTGCCGGTCGATACGACCATACACAGCAGCACGATTCCCTACGACAGTACCGGCGTGCGGGTCGTGACTCACCTCCACGGCGGGAACGTCGAGCACACGAGCGACGGCAAGCCGAAGGCGTGGTTCACGCGGAACTTCGAGCACACCGGCCCGAAGTTCGAGAAGAAGGACTACTACTACGTCAACGACCAGCCCCCGGCCACGCTCTGGTATCACGACCACTCGCTCGGCATCACTCGACTGAACGTCTACGCCGGTCTCGCCGGACTCTACCTCCTCCGGAACGATCACGAGGAGTCTCTCGGTCTGCCGTCGGGCGAGTACGAGATTTCACTGGTGCTCCAGGACCGCAGCTTCAACGAGGACGGTTCGTTGTTCTACCCGACCGCCGTCTCCGGCACGGACGGCGACTCGCCGAATCCCGACCCGAGCATCGTTCCGCAGTTCTTCGGCGACACGTCCGTCGTCAACGGGAAGGCCTGGCCGCGGCTTTCGGTCGACCCCCGGAAGTACCGATTCCGGATCCTCAACGGTTCGAACTGCCGGTTCTATAACCTCAAGCTGTTCGAGTACGACGAGTCGGACGGAACGACCGGCACGGGCGGGCCACCGTTCACCCTCGTCGGCAACGACGGTGGCCTCCTGGCCTCACCGGTCACGATCGAGGAGCGACTGGAGATCGGCACGGGCAAGCGTGCCGACGTCGTCGTTGACTTCTCGGACTACGCCGGACAGACGCTCCTGTTGCACAACGACGCCGCGGCGCCCTACCGTGGACCGAACATCAATACCGGGGGTCAACAGCCGCTGCCGGAAGTGATGCTCATCGACGTCGCAGCCGGTGATATCGACGACCCTAGCCAGGTTCCGAATACGCTGACGGACGTGCCCGACATCCCCGTCGACTCGGTTACCGAGGAACGGTATCTCCCATTGACCATGAGTACCGACGACTACGGACGACGATTGCACCTCCTGGGTTCGGATGCGGAGTCCTTGCCCCACAGGCTGTACGACCCAGCTACCGAGGAGCCCATCCTTAACGACACGGAAATCTGGAGCTTCGCGAATCAGACAGGCACGTCCCACCCGATGCATCTGCACCTCGTGCACTTCCAGGTGCTCGGGCGACAGCCGTTCAGTGAGTACGACCCCGAAGCGGAGACGATCGATGTCGAGGCCCTCGAATCCCCCGCATCGGAAGAAACTGGCTGGAATGATGTCGTCACGGCGAACCCGGGAGAGGTAACCCACGTGCTCGTGCACTTCGGCGAGTTTGAGGGCCTATTCAACGACCAGATCGGCTGGTATATGTGGCATTGCCATATGCTCGAACACGAGGACCACGACATGATGCGGCCCTTTAGAGTACTGCCGAGTGCTGACGAGGATATACGTGAACGACCTCATCATTCGGTGGACTAG
- the ddh gene encoding D-2-hydroxyacid dehydrogenase gives MSMEVSSIAVDESVSTVFPPEQLRDALTDIVDVAILDAGADSLEPYDGVVTMAYHESYLEGVDWIHSIQAGVDRFSFEELREHGVLLTNSSGIHGPAVGETVAGYMLSFARRLLPAVKSQTQREWSPPAWDDAYTLADERCCIVGLGTLGRGIVDRATALGLDVVGVRRSGDLLDGVRTVYTPDDLHTAIRDAKFVVLAIPLVDETRHLMSTEEFAAMRDDAILINVARGPVVDQAALVDALEAGALGGAALDVFEAEPLPEESPLWEFEEVLITPHCAGFTEDYYRNVADLVRENIAHIDAGEELVNRIV, from the coding sequence ATGAGTATGGAAGTCTCGAGTATCGCAGTCGATGAGTCCGTCTCGACCGTCTTCCCCCCCGAACAGCTGCGGGATGCCCTCACGGACATCGTCGACGTAGCGATCCTCGATGCTGGTGCCGACTCGCTCGAACCGTACGACGGTGTCGTCACGATGGCCTATCACGAGAGCTACCTCGAGGGGGTCGACTGGATACACTCGATTCAGGCTGGTGTCGACCGATTTTCTTTCGAGGAATTGCGCGAGCACGGAGTGCTCCTCACGAACAGCAGCGGCATCCACGGTCCGGCGGTCGGCGAGACCGTCGCGGGATACATGCTTTCGTTCGCACGTCGACTGCTGCCAGCCGTGAAATCGCAGACTCAGCGGGAGTGGTCGCCTCCCGCATGGGACGACGCCTATACGCTGGCAGACGAGCGATGTTGCATCGTCGGGTTAGGGACGCTCGGACGGGGAATCGTGGACCGGGCGACCGCGCTCGGACTCGACGTCGTCGGCGTCCGTCGCTCGGGTGACTTGCTCGACGGGGTTCGAACAGTCTACACACCGGACGACCTCCATACGGCGATCCGGGATGCGAAGTTTGTCGTGCTCGCGATACCGCTCGTCGACGAGACTCGCCATCTCATGTCCACCGAGGAATTCGCCGCGATGCGTGACGATGCGATTCTGATCAACGTCGCGCGTGGCCCTGTCGTCGACCAGGCGGCTCTCGTCGACGCCCTCGAAGCTGGGGCGCTCGGTGGGGCTGCACTCGACGTCTTCGAGGCGGAACCGCTGCCCGAGGAGTCCCCCCTTTGGGAGTTCGAGGAGGTTCTCATCACTCCCCACTGCGCAGGATTCACTGAGGACTACTATCGGAACGTCGCGGATCTCGTCCGGGAGAACATCGCCCACATCGACGCCGGCGAGGAACTCGTCAATCGGATCGTGTAG
- a CDS encoding DUF488 domain-containing protein: protein MTTSDLLEDTYVAALQHDLVDISPEATLVGVVRRPTGWFRTTIDENYPALGPPPDLLDEFKQRHEDFKMQGMCDEGAHNAAWDEVGFEDRYRTHLTEAPDAQEAVAELTDRLRDDEHLVFVCFENTDKKRCHRTLLKEHITEQL, encoded by the coding sequence GTGACCACCTCTGACCTCCTCGAGGACACGTACGTCGCAGCGCTACAGCATGATCTCGTAGACATCTCCCCGGAGGCTACGCTCGTGGGTGTGGTACGACGGCCTACTGGCTGGTTCAGAACGACGATCGACGAGAACTACCCGGCACTCGGTCCACCGCCAGACCTCCTGGACGAGTTCAAACAGCGCCACGAGGATTTCAAAATGCAGGGGATGTGTGACGAAGGCGCCCATAATGCTGCCTGGGACGAGGTCGGATTCGAGGACCGGTACCGAACACATCTCACCGAAGCACCGGATGCTCAGGAGGCAGTTGCTGAGCTCACGGATCGGCTTCGTGACGACGAACACCTTGTCTTCGTCTGTTTCGAGAACACCGACAAGAAACGCTGTCACCGGACGCTGCTCAAGGAGCATATCACTGAACAGCTATAG
- a CDS encoding DMT family transporter: protein MSWILLFVAGLFEIAWAIGLEYSDGLSEPIPTAGTVIALIISMVLLAKAIQNLPIGTAYAVWTGIGAVGTATLGIVLFDEPATSARLLFISVIVFGIVGLHFVSGGH from the coding sequence ATGTCGTGGATCTTGCTCTTTGTAGCTGGCCTGTTCGAGATCGCTTGGGCAATTGGCTTAGAGTATTCTGACGGCCTCTCAGAACCAATCCCGACAGCGGGTACAGTCATCGCGCTCATCATCAGCATGGTGTTACTCGCGAAAGCGATACAAAACCTGCCGATCGGAACCGCGTATGCTGTCTGGACGGGGATCGGCGCAGTTGGCACTGCCACGCTCGGCATCGTCTTATTCGACGAACCGGCGACGAGTGCCCGTCTCCTCTTCATCTCCGTGATCGTCTTCGGGATCGTTGGCCTCCACTTCGTCTCTGGAGGCCATTAA
- a CDS encoding nucleoside deaminase codes for MATPNFDDFDHDAHMRETFELAREATVRGDKPFGSVLVRDDTVIMNDSNREITEDDIRRHPELHLAYRACREYDADERAAMVMYTSTEPCPMCAGGMATAGFGRVVYSVGSDEIAAFTGSEPTVRCAEILDGVSDVVGPLLNEEGRQVHQEYGW; via the coding sequence ATGGCAACTCCCAATTTCGACGATTTTGATCACGACGCACATATGCGCGAGACCTTCGAGCTAGCGCGCGAGGCTACCGTTCGTGGCGACAAACCGTTTGGCTCCGTGCTCGTCCGCGACGATACTGTCATCATGAACGATTCGAACCGCGAGATTACGGAGGATGATATCCGACGCCATCCCGAACTCCATCTCGCGTACCGTGCGTGCCGAGAGTACGACGCTGATGAGCGCGCTGCAATGGTCATGTATACGAGCACCGAGCCGTGTCCGATGTGTGCTGGTGGGATGGCGACAGCTGGGTTCGGCCGCGTCGTCTACAGTGTCGGGAGTGATGAAATCGCGGCGTTCACCGGGAGCGAGCCAACAGTTCGGTGCGCGGAAATTCTGGATGGCGTCAGCGATGTGGTCGGACCACTGTTGAACGAAGAAGGTCGCCAGGTCCACCAGGAGTACGGCTGGTAA
- a CDS encoding NADP-dependent oxidoreductase: MKAVRMHEFGSPDVLRYEDAPRPDPVDDDVLVRVHAAGVNPVDWRIRQGMQMVSMLPENPFPIILGMDVSGVVEEVGASVTEFESGDAVFGVNGFPELGSYAEYSTTPAEQLAPKPKSLDHEGAAGVPVVTQTAWQALFEYADCTADQRVLIHGAAGGVGHMAVQLAKWKGADVIVTASGYSEDYLRELGVDEFVNYREERFESVIDEVDIVVDTVGGEVPARSVDVLKENGVLVSVVGQPSGALTNNHDIDVQVVSGRSNSPSLLTTISELIDAGEVRPTISAEFPLENAAQAHEVGETEHVRGKLVLSVA, from the coding sequence ATGAAGGCTGTTCGCATGCACGAGTTCGGCTCACCGGATGTCCTCAGATACGAGGATGCGCCCCGCCCGGATCCGGTTGATGATGACGTTCTCGTTCGGGTTCACGCAGCGGGTGTCAACCCAGTCGATTGGCGGATTCGTCAGGGAATGCAGATGGTGTCGATGCTGCCCGAGAATCCGTTCCCCATTATTCTCGGGATGGATGTTTCAGGCGTCGTTGAGGAGGTTGGCGCGTCAGTTACCGAATTTGAGTCGGGCGATGCAGTGTTCGGTGTCAATGGGTTCCCGGAGTTAGGCTCCTATGCGGAGTATTCGACTACACCTGCCGAACAACTTGCCCCGAAGCCAAAATCTCTCGATCACGAGGGGGCAGCTGGCGTGCCGGTCGTCACGCAGACCGCCTGGCAAGCGTTGTTCGAGTATGCTGATTGCACGGCCGACCAGCGAGTTCTCATCCACGGCGCAGCCGGTGGTGTCGGACACATGGCCGTTCAGCTGGCGAAATGGAAGGGGGCCGACGTAATCGTCACGGCATCGGGATACAGCGAAGACTATCTCCGGGAGTTAGGCGTCGACGAGTTCGTGAACTACCGCGAGGAGCGCTTCGAGTCAGTGATTGACGAGGTCGATATCGTGGTAGATACAGTCGGGGGTGAAGTCCCAGCACGCTCAGTCGACGTGCTCAAGGAAAATGGGGTGCTCGTTTCAGTCGTTGGACAACCATCGGGAGCGCTCACCAACAACCACGACATCGATGTACAGGTGGTAAGTGGGCGGTCGAATTCCCCGTCGCTGCTAACCACCATTAGCGAACTGATTGACGCCGGGGAAGTACGCCCCACGATCAGTGCCGAATTCCCACTCGAAAATGCAGCTCAGGCACACGAAGTAGGTGAGACAGAACA